The nucleotide window TAGATAGTTTCGTTTCTACTTTTTTAGGTTTCAGAGAGGTTTAAAGAGGAAGCCAATGGCTCTGATAAAAAAATTACGCAAGGCTGTAAGTATTCTATTTCCCTTCTTTTTCGACTATGTGAGGACCTAATtaatactttaatttttttttcttttcttgttttttAATGCTTGGATTTGCATTTCATATGATTACTTTCTTAAAATGCATAGGGTTTTGGATTACTCTCCTAATCTTTTTCTGTAATATATTGTTGTAGTTGGTTGTGTATGGTACTTTAATGTGATTAACTAGATATAGATAAATGGTATTGATTATCATCTACAGTTTTATAAGGAAAATGCTTCCTAGATTCGATAGCCAGTAGTATATTGTTCTCAGAATTTTTTGAACTTCACTTTGTTTATATTGCTCCTCTTCATTTGATGACGTTTACCATATTTTTTTTACAATACAGTTGTTTTTTTTTACAATATGTTGGTTCTCTTGATTTGTGCACATAATAAAGTTATCTGTTTCACAAGCAACATTGTGGGAATCTTATGATTTCATGGCTGTAATAGCTTGATCATTTCATGATTATCTTCCTTTCTCCTTTGCCCTTCTTTAGCCATTGTGTAGTTTCATCTGGGATCTCTCTGTTACGTGAGATTTGTGGCTGTTGCAAATATTGCCAGTGAAGTAGATAGCGTGATTATTCATTATGATATTTAACTGATTTGTtgatttataataaatttcccCTGAACCATTTTATTCCATGTTAATGATTACTATAAAGTAACTATAGATAGCACCATAAACTGAGAATGTTTTGCGGGTGTCTTGAAATAGAAACGTGAGGCGCCACCTGGTGAGAAACCCGAGCCAGTTAGGACACACCTCCGCAACATGATTATAGTTCCTGAAATGATTGGTAGTATTATCGGTGTTTACAATGGAAAGACCTTCAATCAAGTGGAAATCAAGCCAGAAATGATTAGCCACTATTTGGCTGAATTCTCAATCTCCTACAAGCCGGTAAAGCACGGAAGACCGGGTATTGGTGCCACCCATTCATCCAGGTTTATTCCACTCAAATGAAAGAGATTATGCATGTGTCTTTATTCTTGGTCTTGTTGGAATGTTGTTTTGTTATTGAATTTTGATCAATATGTCTAATGTTGATGCTTCTCTTTTGACTATTCAATTTAGAAAAGGACTCTGTCAAGCTTTGCATTTCTTTCCTATTTCCCCTTATTCTGAACTATTACTAAAAAAATTAAGGTTTATGTTATTGAATTTTGATCAATGGGTCTGGCCTGGCTTTGATGAAACAATTAGGCTCAAGTTTTTTGGCCCAGTTCTCAGCTGTCCGATCTTGTTTATCCCCATTCTCCACATAACTGACATGTTAAGTAAAAACCCACCTTATattgtattattttatatattggaTAAGCAAACCCAACCTATATTCAATCATAATCAGATTCATTACATTTTCCTAAATTTTAAGGTAAAAAGTTATCCCTTGTGTAGGGTTTCACTTGAAAGAACAAAAGTCCCCagtttttatctttaattatgtAGTGTAACTATGAATACTACCTTTCTATCCATGTtacgattttatttttattataataaaaattggaATTTTCAGGTAGCCCTAACAATCACAAACTCATTGCAGTTTGAACAAATGTTAAATTGCTGAGTTAATCTTTTGTATTTCTTACCCACACAAGACAAGGAAAGCCAGCCTACTGCCCTGTCCTGAAACCAATCCTCGTAACGCATTCCTTGTGTCATATTATGGGTTTTATGGTTTCACAGATGTGACTCTTATCTTCTGATTGGACATCATCTAGTCTACAACTAACAAATTGTTGGCTCGTCTCAATTCATTTTACTTTTTCAACTCTTCTTCCTTATCATCTAAGGTTGTACTTGTTGCATTAATAGTTGTTTGAAGCACCAACTTTTTAACCAAAATTCAACCTCCAAATTTTAATCTCATTATCATCATTCCTTTTTTCTTGCGTATTGTTTGGTTTAGCTCATGATTTTGTTCATAAAAAGTCTCTGTAGGACTACAGTACCGAAATTTCTACCATAATGCCACAGCTAATCCATTCAAACTAGTCTAGGAAAAAGGTCAGCCTTTTGCTAATGGAAGAGGGAATACAGTTGCAATGTGTTGTCGAGCCATGTTGCCCATGTTAGTTTAGTCTACGCAGTTCACATGCCTTGTTGCAAGGCTCACTAGAGTTTCACTTCCAATAATAACATGTTATATAATTGGAGATTATTAACTCAGACAAATCTTTGAACGCAATCGGTTTGGTAGGTATACCCTAGTTATGTCATTATTCAGAAGTTTCCAGCTGTATGTACAAGACTGCAAATCCTTTGTTGGCCTTTAAAGTTCAGAGGAGATGACACATATAACCCGAAAAGTGAAAAGAAACTTGAAAAATTATGACCAAGACTTGGTAGCTTGGACAAATTTTCGACAATTTTGGTTTGGTTCCAAACGTATTCACGCGTAGACATGCAAGCAGCAGCCAAACTTCCATCTCATGCCATGTTGCACACAAAAGAAAGGCAGCCCCACAACCCCTTTTgttcataaaaaattaaaatgtataccAATTACAGCATCTTGGTCCAGCACTAGGCTTTTAATGTCGGCTGCCGAATTTTTAGAAAAGGCTTGGAAAGCCAACCTTCCAAAGCCCCTCAAAAAGAAgggagaaaagaagaaagaaactgATCCTATTTATCCCATGCTTGAACCATGCAAAATATGTACATGACCAGATTGAACATTGAAAGACTTGACGAATTCTTTAGCAATGTTTCCACTGAGATTATGTCGTTGCTTGTGACGGTAACTTTGGATGGTTGTGCTCACTTTCATACGTAACAATAAGCATAGCCGGCTCTTCCAAGCACCTCTCCACATGTTTCCTCGCAGGGCAACCTCTCATACTGCTACATTTATAATATCCCCTACACAGTTTATAAACAAAAGACCACCTAAGTCGATTTTATACGACAGACTCCACCAACGGCACATAAAATTTTACAGCTCGGTCCAACATTATAAAACTGAAGACTTAAATGCATCCCTCTATTCATTTTAGTCCTGGTGGGAGTCAAAATCAGATGAGAATCAAAAGCTTAAAACACTATATTTCAAGTCCCCTAATGGAAAAGATAATCTGATAATCATATATCGCAGACACTACGACCAGGGAGTTAAATGACTTTCCATTACTAGTCATTTTCAATCTAAAAGTTCATCCATGCATACAAGCAAAACCCAGCAGGGCAACACCAAAATTCATATAAATGAGATAGCAGTCTGATAAGATGATAATGATATTACCTGGGATGAGGAGAACCCTTGATTGGCTTCTGCCCATATTTCCTCCATGAATAATCATCAGGAGGAATATCAGCAAGCTTGTTACTGATAGCAGGAACCTTGATTGATCTCTTTACCCTATGTTTCCTGTCAATACAATGCAACCAATTTAAGGTAAAAACTCAACAGTCCAGATCACATCCCTTCACTCTCCATAAAAGGGAAAGCATAATTCTATAAAGATGTGAAATTGTGGAAAAAGAAGAGAATCCAACCTCTTTTTTGAGCAGTGGCATTTCCCACTACTTCCACATTTGACACTCCCATCTTCTCCCTTACCAGAACACTTCTTTTTGTGTTGGGAAACCTGATCCGAGGATCGAGGTGCGCCGATTAAATGGAAGGCATTCCCACTATCCATGTTAGCTACACTACCATCTATACTCAGAGAAGAAATGAAAGACCTAGTTGATGACATGGTAGGTGTGCAGCTAGAGCTATCAAAGTTGAAGTTAATCCCACTATTACTCTTCCTAGACAACATTTCAGCTTGATGCTGTTGGAGCTGTAGCCTTTGTTGGTGGAGGAAATGATAGTGGGCAGGAGGAGGTGGCTGTTGGGCGAGTGGAAGAGGGTTTTTACCATTCGAACTCAGTTCCAAACATGGGGCTCCCAAATAGAGAGAGCTCTTAGCATGTGAACTAAGTTCTTGAGGGTAACCGAGCTGCAAATCCTTGGATGGATAATCTGTTGGGTTATGGAGTTGATTATCCAAAAAGATGCTTTGAGGAAAAGGGGTTTGTAATTTCCTCAGTTTCCTCACTCTTGCATGTCCCAAACTAGAGTTTAAAAGAGAAACTACTCTCTTGAACTTAAAAACAGCCTCCCCTGTTTCAGCCATTAAATTCCTGTAGTGAACTTGATCTTGAGGCTGGGACAAAAGACTCAATACTCTATGGCAACTCTGCACTGCTGCCTTGTTAGCTTCCTCAACCTCCTCCATATTACCACCAATTCTGCAAACCCAGATTagctaaaccaaaaaaaaaaaaaaatcaacaaagtTCACTAAAACATTAGATCTTTAAACCAAAAaggttaaagaaaagaaagaccaATCAGCGAAAATTCAACTTCCAGATCACCCAGAGACTCAACAAGGATCAAAGCAGAAACAACACTCTCATTAAGAGaaaaataaagggaaaaagtgcccccaaaaaaagaaaggaaaaaaaaaacagacCTTGTTGGACTTGGTGTTGTCAAAACCCTAAATTCTTCTCCCCACGTTTTACTTTTTCTATTTTCTGAGATTGAAAGGTGTGAAAGAGAAGACTTTGTTTTTGGCTTTGAGAGGAGAGAAACTCACAAACGGCCATAATACAAACAAAGCTCCCATCTTTTctactatattattattataatattacaaaaacaaaaacaaaaaaatcaatagGAAGagagatttaaataaataaataagaaaaagggGGAAGATGAAGCAACGAAACTgccgtctttgtcacagatttgaAGGTGGGACCCAAACAAAACACCTTGGTTTGGGTTCATTCTTTTCCTTCTGCCATTTCTGCTTAACACCATTTCAGCTCCAGTTGTTTTTAATTATCAATCTGTTCCAGAAACCAGACATGCTTTGAGGTTTCCTTATACTTTGTCTTGTACTACTGTAAATTGCAGAGTTGTTGAGGAACTGGTCAAGAGATGGAGGGGACATTGATACTTACTTTTCAATCCTCTGCtctttttcttattctttttaCTATTTACTTTATTGTAATTCTTCTTGTCATGGACGATGAAATTTGTCATTTTTTGTGTCATAGATTTAgtctattattattaacctaaTTCAATTCCATCATTTTTAGAAACCGATTATCTTTAAAATTACTACAAATGTTAATGCATTTTCTCATTGTATAGTTGAAGAATGCTAAATATGAATTACTCCTTTTTTTGGCATTTTTCATGTTGAAAAACAAAACACAAATGATGCATAGCGTATTCGTCGTCCACTCTGACTCTTTTGGAATTCACATACATACTGATAGCTTAACTATTACATTAGAATCCACCCAGGGTGGATTTCAtacatattattaaataaaaaattagggGTGAATATTCGATCGAGTCTAGTTGAAtcgaataaaaaaattttaagttagtcaAGTTGAAGAATTATATTTTAGCAACTAAACTCAATTTGATTTTTTATCGAATCGAGTCAAAATTTCAAGTCATGTTaatgaatcctattatttatactcaatgttatAATTACATagaccgattatttaactagtagatgaagtataaaaaataatattatggtTTTGTATTTTAACTTAATAGTTTTGACTTTTAGTTTTTAaaaaagtaaacatttatcaaaacaacgtaGTTTTGTTTTTTCTTATTCAGATTTTCGAAAAACTCGAATTCTGTAATTTATATTCGagctaaaccaaaaatattaattttttcttcgagttgatccgaataacttgattaactcataTAACTCGAACtacttaattcaaaatttgaattttttatcgagtttttcgaATTGAATTAGATTTTGCTCACTCCTACTTCTAACTTTTAACTCAAATTTAGGTCAACCAAGGTCCAATTTGTATTCTTTGGTGGTAAAAGTATTAAAAGTTGAATTTTTTGTGGTATAAAACTTAACATATCAAAATCTATCATGTGAgatcattaaaaataaaattatatgagGAAGCGTACCTAAATCAATTATTGGAGATTGCTCCAAGAAAATAGTTTTTCTCTTAATATAACTCTCTCTGATGGGGATGGAAAAGAAATACGAGATACATACTTTTTAGGGACCACTGCCCCTTTTTAAATAACTAGTTATTAAATCAGTTTTTGGTATTTATAATTTAGCCCCTCATCAAATTATAAATACAACTTATGGTATGACACTTTAATATTTATGACacttataacataattgttcaCTTAATATTGTATCACACTTTATAATAGCATTATACATTATACATATGTGTTCATAATTGAGGATTTTAATATAACAGgactatattttgattttttttttatcagaAATGGGCAAATTAATCTCTATACGTTAGATCAAAGAGTTAATTGATCATTCAGTTAAAAAATTCatctatttctactgttaaaaatagTTTTGTATCGTCAACATGAGGTACATGTGTTGCACCACATTTcattatctaattattttatcagtTATAtcagttttaaaattaaaaattaatgaaattttaacaaaaaattaatttacttattgatctaatgtataaatattaatttatctattttttttaatataaggGCAAATACTTCATTATATTTTTACCACCCTTTGTTACATTTAatgtattattaaattatttaaaaattaagaaatatatttattaatactAAAAAGAGAGTAAGAAAGGGTAAAAACTGAAATGCGTAGTAAACTTTATGCTTTTTTTACTTTGCTTTGGAGCGTTTTAACTTTTGGCCTTTCTTATCAAAAGTGGGGCCCAGCCCGGTACACGAGGGCAGAATCCGATTAAGCCGTTG belongs to Gossypium arboreum isolate Shixiya-1 chromosome 7, ASM2569848v2, whole genome shotgun sequence and includes:
- the LOC108453797 gene encoding 40S ribosomal protein S15-4-like, whose protein sequence is MADVDADVAAPGVPKKRTFKKFSFRGVDLDALLDMSTDELVKLFPARARRRFQRGLKRKPMALIKKLRKAKREAPPGEKPEPVRTHLRNMIIVPEMIGSIIGVYNGKTFNQVEIKPEMISHYLAEFSISYKPVKHGRPGIGATHSSRFIPLK
- the LOC108453789 gene encoding probable WRKY transcription factor 21 → MEEVEEANKAAVQSCHRVLSLLSQPQDQVHYRNLMAETGEAVFKFKRVVSLLNSSLGHARVRKLRKLQTPFPQSIFLDNQLHNPTDYPSKDLQLGYPQELSSHAKSSLYLGAPCLELSSNGKNPLPLAQQPPPPAHYHFLHQQRLQLQQHQAEMLSRKSNSGINFNFDSSSCTPTMSSTRSFISSLSIDGSVANMDSGNAFHLIGAPRSSDQVSQHKKKCSGKGEDGSVKCGSSGKCHCSKKRKHRVKRSIKVPAISNKLADIPPDDYSWRKYGQKPIKGSPHPRGYYKCSSMRGCPARKHVERCLEEPAMLIVTYESEHNHPKLPSQATT